Proteins from a genomic interval of Sphingobacterium sp. SYP-B4668:
- a CDS encoding DUF3857 domain-containing protein — MRAAILITYLTLLSLQLFAQEYAVDLIPSPLKSRASATIRYAEMNVEMKADNNVVIRATKAITVYNKAGNEYARTVLFYDKSTDIKSIKGKVYNALGIPVSEFTQKNFTDESAGDNVSMFNDGRVKHYLPNMQDYPFTVVISYEYRNKQNLSIPAWNPNGNDEISIERSIFKFSYPVQEKIRIKSQHYNGKVKEEESNGMQTLTWEVNDIVANKREIYSKPKYLTSTLIRIVPERFSYYNKKGVFSNWEEFGHWVSKDLLADKQQLNEKTIQHVRDLTSAAKTDKEKAKILYEYMQNKTRYVSVQVGIGGLQPSSALAVDQTGYGDCKALVNYMQSLLSVVNIPSYYTIVEAGDTKMDIDLDFANVSDGNHIILAIPFANDTTWLECTNQKIPFGYLGSFTDDRAVLAITPEGGRIMRTPKYEGHDNMQKRKAVLHVEGDGSISGTVSTSFRGSQYFNHFGATLLSGNEQLKELSQYYDIDNISFQQVKYQELRSDTAALQEDLSIFIKNYAVLNANQMIIHPNLFNIKGNIPDLRSRVNELYINRSYTDIDEITYNLPEEYAGLVKPEIKKIACDMGVYELKAYVKEGTLFFHRKLEIKEGIYPPEKYAEFSNFIREVNQSDKGRFALVKKTSLTNGE; from the coding sequence ATGAGAGCAGCTATTCTAATTACCTATCTAACGTTACTGTCCCTTCAACTATTCGCGCAAGAGTATGCCGTTGATCTCATCCCCAGCCCTTTAAAAAGTCGAGCATCGGCAACAATACGCTATGCTGAAATGAATGTTGAAATGAAAGCGGACAACAATGTGGTCATTCGTGCCACTAAAGCAATAACCGTATACAACAAAGCCGGAAATGAATATGCCAGAACCGTACTTTTTTACGATAAGAGCACAGACATCAAATCAATCAAGGGTAAAGTTTACAATGCATTGGGCATACCTGTTTCTGAATTTACACAAAAGAATTTCACAGATGAGAGTGCAGGGGATAACGTCAGCATGTTTAACGATGGTCGGGTAAAACACTACCTACCCAACATGCAAGATTACCCTTTCACTGTCGTCATCTCATATGAATACCGCAACAAACAAAATCTTTCTATCCCCGCATGGAATCCGAATGGCAACGACGAGATATCCATAGAGAGGAGCATATTCAAATTCTCTTATCCGGTGCAAGAAAAAATAAGAATCAAATCACAGCACTACAATGGAAAAGTCAAGGAAGAAGAATCCAATGGTATGCAGACGCTCACTTGGGAAGTAAATGATATTGTAGCCAATAAACGTGAGATTTATAGTAAACCCAAGTACCTTACCTCTACCCTTATCAGAATCGTACCCGAGAGATTCAGTTATTATAATAAAAAGGGAGTATTTTCTAACTGGGAAGAATTTGGACACTGGGTATCTAAGGACCTCCTTGCCGATAAACAACAGCTCAATGAAAAAACCATTCAACATGTGCGAGACTTAACGAGTGCAGCAAAAACGGATAAAGAAAAAGCTAAGATTCTTTATGAATACATGCAGAATAAAACACGATATGTGAGTGTGCAGGTAGGTATTGGAGGGTTACAGCCTTCTTCAGCATTAGCGGTTGATCAAACTGGATATGGAGACTGTAAAGCATTAGTAAATTATATGCAAAGCTTGCTTTCCGTCGTGAATATCCCCTCCTATTACACCATTGTGGAGGCTGGTGATACCAAGATGGACATCGACCTTGATTTTGCCAACGTATCAGATGGCAATCACATTATCCTGGCTATACCATTTGCCAATGACACCACTTGGCTAGAGTGCACGAATCAGAAGATTCCCTTTGGATACTTGGGCTCTTTTACTGATGATCGTGCCGTATTGGCAATCACGCCTGAAGGAGGGCGTATTATGCGAACACCGAAATACGAAGGTCACGACAATATGCAGAAACGGAAAGCTGTGTTACACGTAGAAGGCGACGGATCTATTTCAGGTACAGTATCGACGTCTTTTCGTGGAAGCCAATACTTTAATCACTTTGGTGCGACTTTGTTAAGTGGCAACGAGCAATTAAAAGAGTTGAGCCAATACTATGATATTGACAATATATCCTTTCAGCAGGTCAAATATCAAGAATTACGATCAGACACCGCAGCTCTTCAAGAAGATCTCAGCATTTTTATCAAAAACTATGCAGTGCTAAATGCTAATCAAATGATTATTCATCCCAATCTATTTAATATCAAAGGTAATATTCCCGACCTCAGGAGTCGGGTAAACGAGTTGTACATCAACAGGAGCTATACCGATATCGATGAAATTACGTACAATTTACCTGAGGAATATGCGGGTTTGGTTAAACCAGAAATCAAAAAAATAGCGTGCGACATGGGGGTCTACGAACTAAAGGCATATGTAAAGGAAGGCACGTTATTCTTCCATAGGAAACTTGAGATTAAAGAAGGTATTTATCCCCCTGAAAAATATGCTGAGTTCAGTAACTTCATCCGAGAAGTCAACCAATCGGACAAAGGTAGATTTGCACTGGTTAAGAAAACATCACTGACTAATGGGGAATAA
- a CDS encoding DUF3858 domain-containing protein, with amino-acid sequence MTKFIFAMGLLMGFLYSANAQESPFTKLSINDFKYDILSLDSFANAVVLDEIGKSRFFVDEHEGRLYIEHEYNVRILIRNKEGFKKANFTIPTYKDDSKKEYLSNIVANTYNLQDGRIVSTPLGKNSIFKENHSKYTNLTKFTLPNIQEGSIIEVSYILKSPHIFNFRNWDFQDDIPKVNSTYIAYIPANYSYNVALRGPLKLTNQKSDVLRECIVMGGRRFDCSKMTYTIANIPAFVEEDFMTAPSNFLSAIHFELSEVYMLNGSKQSYTKKWSDVDRELLSDKKFGGQLKKDELFKDDLPTIAPESLSKLERAQLIYKYIKSKIKWNKYFGKYSEEGIKNAMENRSGNIGDINLGLIAALNAAQIDTYPVILSTRENGLPNKLFPVLSDFNYVIAKTTIDGVDYLLDASEDLLPFGALPLRCMNEEGRVIHSKKSSDWTPIKSTLRIIKSASIEGELTTQGLLKGILYITSSEMEAFNKRIEFAKYNSIVEYVEKMEEKIPNLKILNHKVSGIEELENPLLEVYEIEYKLYDVPISRSYAFNPNFMFKITKNPFNLTDRTYPVDLGFARIDNYTCNIKLPEGYNLKERPKNMALTLPNSAAKFQFNGQVKDTQFHLEQQVNLSKPVYDVEEYFHLKELMSRIIQQQKIDYHFSKN; translated from the coding sequence ATGACCAAATTCATTTTCGCAATGGGCCTACTAATGGGCTTCCTCTATTCTGCAAACGCACAAGAATCACCATTTACTAAACTATCTATAAATGATTTCAAATATGATATCCTTTCCTTGGACTCATTTGCAAATGCCGTTGTCCTTGATGAAATTGGTAAAAGTAGATTTTTTGTAGATGAACATGAGGGTCGTCTCTACATCGAACATGAATATAATGTACGTATTTTGATCCGAAACAAAGAAGGTTTCAAAAAAGCCAATTTTACTATCCCGACTTATAAAGACGATTCAAAAAAAGAATATCTCAGCAATATTGTAGCCAATACCTATAACCTTCAGGATGGCCGTATAGTAAGCACCCCCCTGGGCAAAAACAGTATATTTAAAGAAAACCACTCTAAATATACCAACCTAACTAAATTTACGCTTCCAAATATTCAAGAGGGATCCATTATTGAAGTCAGTTATATCCTAAAATCACCGCATATCTTCAACTTCAGAAATTGGGATTTCCAAGATGACATACCAAAGGTCAATAGTACTTACATAGCGTATATTCCTGCCAATTACAGTTACAACGTCGCCCTTAGAGGTCCATTAAAACTCACCAATCAAAAATCGGATGTGCTAAGAGAATGCATTGTAATGGGAGGAAGAAGATTTGACTGTTCCAAAATGACATATACGATAGCGAATATCCCAGCATTTGTCGAAGAAGACTTCATGACAGCTCCATCCAATTTTCTATCAGCAATCCACTTTGAACTCTCTGAGGTATATATGCTTAATGGTTCAAAACAAAGCTATACAAAAAAATGGTCTGATGTAGATAGAGAATTACTATCCGACAAAAAATTTGGGGGACAATTAAAGAAGGATGAACTCTTCAAAGACGACCTGCCTACCATCGCTCCCGAATCGCTCTCCAAGCTCGAACGTGCCCAGCTGATATATAAATACATAAAAAGTAAAATTAAGTGGAACAAATACTTTGGAAAGTATAGTGAAGAAGGAATAAAGAATGCTATGGAAAATCGAAGTGGTAACATTGGAGACATCAACCTAGGCCTTATCGCTGCATTAAATGCAGCTCAGATAGACACCTATCCGGTTATTTTATCGACTCGAGAAAATGGTCTTCCGAATAAATTGTTCCCAGTACTGTCTGATTTCAATTATGTCATTGCCAAAACGACCATTGACGGGGTAGATTATCTATTAGATGCCTCAGAAGATTTACTTCCCTTTGGAGCCCTCCCCCTTCGTTGTATGAATGAAGAAGGAAGGGTTATTCATTCTAAAAAATCATCAGATTGGACGCCAATAAAGTCTACTTTACGAATTATTAAATCCGCTTCTATAGAAGGTGAGTTAACGACCCAAGGGCTACTAAAGGGTATCCTCTACATTACTAGTTCGGAGATGGAAGCATTTAACAAACGAATTGAATTTGCAAAATACAATTCGATAGTTGAATACGTCGAAAAAATGGAAGAAAAAATACCCAATCTAAAAATACTTAACCATAAAGTCAGTGGGATAGAAGAATTAGAAAACCCGTTACTCGAGGTGTACGAAATAGAATACAAATTATACGACGTCCCCATCAGTAGATCCTATGCCTTCAATCCCAATTTTATGTTCAAAATAACAAAGAATCCTTTCAACTTGACTGACCGAACATACCCTGTCGACCTAGGCTTTGCAAGAATTGACAATTATACCTGTAACATCAAGTTACCAGAAGGATATAATTTAAAAGAACGGCCGAAAAACATGGCCTTAACATTACCCAACAGTGCCGCCAAATTTCAGTTCAATGGTCAGGTAAAAGACACGCAATTCCATCTTGAGCAGCAAGTAAATCTATCGAAACCAGTCTATGATGTCGAAGAATATTTTCATCTTAAGGAACTCATGTCCCGCATTATACAACAACAAAAAATTGATTACCATTTTAGTAAGAACTAA
- a CDS encoding helix-turn-helix domain-containing protein, with protein MNELNVKNMVCDRCIMVVKQQLANLGFETSEIGLGYVKLKQPITEAEKKTIATTLSSFGFELLDSDRAKIIERIKNVVIQRIHHEEELDLKINWSTLLAKELNLDYSAISSLFSSVEGITLEQYIIRQKIERVKEFLFYDELSLKEIAYKLDYSSVQHLSTQFKKITGQTPTEFKSQRLGRGQRNPLDYI; from the coding sequence ATGAACGAACTGAATGTGAAAAATATGGTTTGCGACCGCTGTATAATGGTTGTCAAACAGCAACTAGCAAATCTAGGATTTGAAACTTCTGAAATTGGTCTAGGCTATGTAAAGCTAAAACAGCCTATTACAGAAGCTGAAAAGAAAACCATCGCAACAACGTTAAGTTCATTTGGCTTTGAATTACTGGATTCGGATAGGGCTAAGATAATTGAGAGAATTAAGAATGTGGTAATCCAACGTATACACCATGAAGAGGAGTTGGATTTGAAAATAAACTGGTCTACACTCTTGGCAAAGGAATTGAATTTGGATTATTCAGCGATTAGTTCTCTTTTTTCATCAGTCGAAGGGATTACACTGGAGCAATACATCATACGGCAGAAAATAGAACGAGTCAAGGAGTTCCTTTTCTATGACGAATTATCTCTTAAAGAAATAGCCTATAAATTGGACTATAGCAGTGTACAGCATTTATCTACACAATTTAAGAAAATAACTGGACAGACGCCTACTGAATTTAAATCGCAACGATTAGGAAGGGGACAGCGAAACCCCTTGGATTACATCTGA
- a CDS encoding glycoside hydrolase family 16 protein: MNRIVILLLIVPLFFSACKVTERSGSSKHIYVQKYGRETKQWKLVWDDQFDGSAVDTSKWSRIPPGKSDWNLHMSNHDSCFHLSDGLLYLRGINNPDRSVDPRPFFTGGLWTKGKFAFQYGRIEIRAKLESAQGAWPAMWMLAEQDKYGKYPHNGEIDIMEHLNYDKIIYQTTHSHYTLNLKQTSNPPHSGTAEINAGEFNIYGLSWYPDKIVFQLNGKDTFTYPRVQDVDSSQWPYDQPFYLLIDQQLGGNWVGKVNPANLPVQMIVDWVKVYQ; encoded by the coding sequence ATGAACAGAATTGTTATCTTACTATTAATCGTACCTCTTTTTTTTTCCGCATGTAAGGTTACTGAGCGATCAGGATCCAGCAAGCATATATACGTTCAGAAATATGGTCGTGAAACCAAACAATGGAAATTGGTTTGGGATGATCAGTTTGATGGTTCTGCAGTAGATACTTCCAAATGGTCGCGCATACCTCCTGGGAAATCAGATTGGAATTTGCATATGAGTAATCATGATTCTTGCTTTCACTTGAGTGATGGGTTGCTTTATCTTAGAGGTATCAACAACCCAGATAGGAGTGTGGACCCAAGACCGTTTTTTACAGGTGGACTGTGGACAAAGGGTAAGTTTGCTTTTCAATATGGTCGGATAGAAATTCGAGCGAAATTGGAGTCTGCACAGGGTGCATGGCCTGCAATGTGGATGCTTGCAGAGCAGGACAAATACGGGAAATATCCTCATAATGGAGAGATTGATATTATGGAGCATTTAAACTATGATAAAATCATTTATCAAACAACACATTCTCACTATACCCTTAATCTAAAGCAAACGAGCAATCCTCCACACTCAGGCACAGCGGAAATCAATGCTGGAGAGTTTAATATATATGGCCTTAGTTGGTATCCAGATAAGATTGTTTTCCAACTGAATGGTAAAGATACGTTTACCTATCCACGAGTACAAGACGTAGATTCGTCACAGTGGCCTTATGATCAGCCTTTCTATTTGCTTATCGATCAGCAGTTGGGAGGAAATTGGGTCGGAAAGGTCAATCCGGCTAATCTTCCTGTTCAAATGATAGTTGATTGGGTAAAGGTCTATCAATAG